In Chlorocebus sabaeus isolate Y175 chromosome 11, mChlSab1.0.hap1, whole genome shotgun sequence, one DNA window encodes the following:
- the RAPGEF3 gene encoding rap guanine nucleotide exchange factor 3 isoform X2 gives MKLLAGLQHLRLTSPEDSKEVVLPGAVELWSSCSTPVPWLSAFLPVSQVGWPGESCWQVGLAVEDSPALGAPRVGPLPDVVPEGTLLNMVLRKMHRPRSCSYQLLLEHQRPSCIQGLRWTPLTNSEESLDFSESLEQASTERVLRAGRQLHRQLLATCPNLIRDRKYHLRLYRQCCSGRELVDGILALGLGVHSRSQAVGICQVLLDEGALCHVKHDWAFQDRDAQFYRFPGPEPEPVGAHEIEEELAEAVALLSQRGPDALLTVALRKPPGQRTDEELDLIFEELLHIKAVAHLSNSVKRELAAVLLFEPHSKAGTVLFSQGDKGTSWYIIWKGSVNVVTHGKGLVTTLHEGDDFGQLALVNDAPRAATIILREDNCHFLRVDKQDFNRIIKDVEAKTMRLEEHGKVVLVLERASQGTGPSRPPTPGRNRYTVMSGTPEKILELLLEAMGPDSSAHDPTETFLSDFLLTHRVFMPSAQLCAALLHHFHAEPAGGSEQERSTYICNKRQQILRLVSQWVALYGSMLHTDPVATSFLQKLSDLVGRDARLSNLLREQWPERRRHHRLENGCGNASPQMKARNLPVWLPNQDEPLPGSSCAIRVGDKVPYDICLPDHSVLTLQLPVTASVREVMAALAQEDGWTKGQVLVKVNSAGDAIGLQPDARGVATSLGLNERLFVVNPQEVHELTPHPDQLGPTVGSAEGLDLVSAKDLAGQLTDHDWSLFNSIHQVELIYYALGPQHLRDVTTANLERFMRRFNELQYWVATELCLCPVPGPRAQLLRKFIKLAAHLKEQKNLNSFFAVMFGLSNSAISRLAHTWERLPHKVRKLYSALERLLDPSWNHRVYRLALAKLSPPIIPFMPLLLKDMTFIHEGNHTLVENLINFEKMRMMARAARMLHHCRSHNPVPLSPLRSRVSHLHEDSQVARISTCSEQSLSTRSPASTWAYVQQLKVIDNQRELSRLSRELEP, from the exons ATGAAG ctcctggcagggCTGCAGCACCTCCGCCTGACCAGTCCAGAGGACTCTAAGGAAGTAGTTCTGCCTGGGGCAGTTGAACTGTGGTCCAGCTGCTCCACTCCCGTCCCATGGCTGTCCGCTTTCCTCCCTGTGTCACAGGTGGGCTGGCCAGGTGAGAGCTGCTGGCAGGTGGGCCTGGCTGTGGAGGATAGCCCAGCTCTGGGAGCACCGCGGGTGGGACCCCTCCCTGACGTGGTGCCGGAGGGGACACTACTCAACATGGTGTTGAGGAAGATGCACCGGCCCCGAAGCTGCTCCTACCAGCTGCTGCTGGAGCACCAGCGTCCGAGCTGCATCCAGGGGCTGCGCTGG ACACCACTCACCAACAGCGAGGAGTCCCTGGATTTCAGCGAGAGCCTGGAGCAG GCCTCCACAGAGCGGGTGCTCAGGGCTGGGAGGCAGCTGCATCGGCAACTGCTGGCCACCTGCCCAAACCTCATCCGAGACCGGAAGTACCACCTTAGGCTCTATCG GCAGTGCTGCTCTGGCCGGGAGCTGGTGGATGGGATCTTGGCCCTGGGACTTGGGGTCCATTCCCGGAGCCAAGCTGTGGGAATCTGCCAGGTGCTGCTGGATGAAGGTGCCCTCTGCCATG TGAAACACGACTGGGCCTTCCAGGACCGAGATGCCCAATTCTACCGGTTCCCCGGGCCCGAGCCCGAGCCCGTGGGAGCTCATGAGATAGAGGAGGAGTTGGCTGAAGCTGTGGCCCTGCTCTCCCAGCGGGGGCCTGACGCCCTGCTCACTGTGGCACTTCGAAAGCC CCCAGGTCAGCGCACGGATGAAGAGCTGGACCTCATCTTTGAGGAGCTGCTGCACATCAAGGCTGTAGCCCACCTCTCCAACTCG GTGAAGCGAGAATTAGCGGCTGTTCTGCTCTTTGAACCACACAGCAAGGCAGGGACCGTGT TGTTCAGCCAGGGGGACAAGGGCACTTCATGGTACATTATCTGGAAGGGATCTGTCAACGTGGTGACCCATGGCAAG GGGCTGGTGACCACCCTGCATGAGGGAGATGACTTTGGACAGCTGGCTCTGGTGAATGATGCACCCCGGGCAGCCACCATCATCCTGCGAGAAGACAACTGTCATTTCCTGCGTGTGGACAAGCAGGACTTCAACCGTATCATCAAG GATGTGGAGGCAAAGACCATGCGGCTGGAAGAACATGGCAAAGTGGTGCTGGTGCTGGAGAGAGCCTCTCAGGGCACCGGCCCATCTCgacccccaaccccaggcaggaACCG GTATACAGTGATGTCTGGTACCCCAGAGAAGATCCTAGAGCTCCTGTTGGAGGCCATGGGACCAGATTCCAGTGCTCATGACCCAACAG AGACATTCCTCAGCGACTTCCTCCTGACCCACAGGGTCTTCATGCCCAGCGCCCAACTCTGTGCCGCCCTTCTGCACCA CTTCCATGCGGAGCCTGCGGGTGGCAGTGAGCAGGAGCGCAGCACCTACATCTGCAACAAGAGGCAGCAGATCCTGCGGCTGGTCAGCCAGTGGGTGGCCCTGTATGGCTCCATGCTCCACACTGACCCTGTGGCTACCAGCTTCCTCCAG AAACTCTCGGACCTGGTGGGCAGGGACGCCCGACTCAGCAACCTGCTGAGGGAGCAGTGGCCAGAGAGGCGGCGACACCACAG GTTGGAGAACGGCTGTGGGAATGCATCTCCTCAGATGAAG gccCGGAACTTGCCTGTTTGGCTCCCCAACCAGGACGAGCCCCTTCCTGGCAGCAGCTGTGCCATCCGAGTTGGGGATAAAG TCCCCTATGACATCTGCCTGCCAGACCACTCAGTGTTGACCCTGCAGCTGCCTGTGACAGCGTCTGTGAGAGAGGTGATGGCGGCGTTGGCTCAGGAGGATGGCTGGACCAAGGGGCAGGTGCTGGTGAAGGTCAATTCTGCAGGTG ATGCCATTGGCCTGCAGCCAGATGCCCGTGGTGTGGCCACATCTCTGGGGCTCAATGAGCGGCTCTTTGTTGTCAACCCACAGGAAGTGCATGAGCTG ACCCCACACCCTGACCAGCTGGGGCCCACTGTGGGCTCTGCTGAGGGGCTGGACCTGGTGAGTGCCAAGGACCTGGCAGGCCAGCTGACGGACCACGACTGGAGCCTCTTCAACAGCATCCACCAG GTGGAGCTAATTTACTATGCGCTGGGCCCCCAGCATCTGCGGGATGTCACCACCGCCAACCTGGAGCGCTTCATGCGCCGCTTCAACGAGCTGCAGTACTGGGTGGCCACCGAGCTGTGTCTCTGCCCGGTGCCCGGCCCCCgggcccagctgctcaggaagttCATTAAGCTGGCAGCCCA CCTCAAGGAGCAGAAGAATCTCAATTCCTTCTTTGCCGTCATGTTTGGCCTCAGCAACTCGGCCATCAGCCGCCTAGCCCACACCTGGGAG CGGCTGCCGCACAAAGTCCGGAAGCTGTACTCCGCCCTCGAGAGGCTGCTG GATCCCTCATGGAACCACCGGGTGTACCGACTGGCCCTCGCCAAGCTCTCCCCTCCTATCATCCCCTTCATGCCCCTCCTTCTCAAAG ACATGACCTTCATTCATGAGGGAAACCACACACTAGTGGAGAACCTCATCAACTTTGAGAAGATG AGAATGATGGCCAGAGCCGCGCGGATGCTGCACCACTGCCGAAGCCACAACCCTG TGCCTCTCTCACCACTCAGAAGCCGAGTTTCCCACCTCCACGAGGACAGCCAGGTGGCGAGAATTTCCACAT GCTCGGAGCAGTCCCTGAGCACCCGGAGTCCAGCCAGCACCTGGGCTTATGTCCAGCAGCTGAAGGTCATCGACAACCAGCGGGAACTCTCCCGCCTCTCCCGAGAGCTGGAGCCATGA
- the RAPGEF3 gene encoding rap guanine nucleotide exchange factor 3 isoform X3, producing the protein MKVGWPGESCWQVGLAVEDSPALGAPRVGPLPDVVPEGTLLNMVLRKMHRPRSCSYQLLLEHQRPSCIQGLRWTPLTNSEESLDFSESLEQASTERVLRAGRQLHRQLLATCPNLIRDRKYHLRLYRQCCSGRELVDGILALGLGVHSRSQAVGICQVLLDEGALCHVKHDWAFQDRDAQFYRFPGPEPEPVGAHEIEEELAEAVALLSQRGPDALLTVALRKPPGQRTDEELDLIFEELLHIKAVAHLSNSVKRELAAVLLFEPHSKAGTVLFSQGDKGTSWYIIWKGSVNVVTHGKGLVTTLHEGDDFGQLALVNDAPRAATIILREDNCHFLRVDKQDFNRIIKDVEAKTMRLEEHGKVVLVLERASQGTGPSRPPTPGRNRYTVMSGTPEKILELLLEAMGPDSSAHDPTETFLSDFLLTHRVFMPSAQLCAALLHHFHAEPAGGSEQERSTYICNKRQQILRLVSQWVALYGSMLHTDPVATSFLQKLSDLVGRDARLSNLLREQWPERRRHHRLENGCGNASPQMKARNLPVWLPNQDEPLPGSSCAIRVGDKVPYDICLPDHSVLTLQLPVTASVREVMAALAQEDGWTKGQVLVKVNSAGDAIGLQPDARGVATSLGLNERLFVVNPQEVHELTPHPDQLGPTVGSAEGLDLVSAKDLAGQLTDHDWSLFNSIHQVELIYYALGPQHLRDVTTANLERFMRRFNELQYWVATELCLCPVPGPRAQLLRKFIKLAAHLKEQKNLNSFFAVMFGLSNSAISRLAHTWERLPHKVRKLYSALERLLDPSWNHRVYRLALAKLSPPIIPFMPLLLKDMTFIHEGNHTLVENLINFEKMRMMARAARMLHHCRSHNPVPLSPLRSRVSHLHEDSQVARISTCSEQSLSTRSPASTWAYVQQLKVIDNQRELSRLSRELEP; encoded by the exons ATGAAG GTGGGCTGGCCAGGTGAGAGCTGCTGGCAGGTGGGCCTGGCTGTGGAGGATAGCCCAGCTCTGGGAGCACCGCGGGTGGGACCCCTCCCTGACGTGGTGCCGGAGGGGACACTACTCAACATGGTGTTGAGGAAGATGCACCGGCCCCGAAGCTGCTCCTACCAGCTGCTGCTGGAGCACCAGCGTCCGAGCTGCATCCAGGGGCTGCGCTGG ACACCACTCACCAACAGCGAGGAGTCCCTGGATTTCAGCGAGAGCCTGGAGCAG GCCTCCACAGAGCGGGTGCTCAGGGCTGGGAGGCAGCTGCATCGGCAACTGCTGGCCACCTGCCCAAACCTCATCCGAGACCGGAAGTACCACCTTAGGCTCTATCG GCAGTGCTGCTCTGGCCGGGAGCTGGTGGATGGGATCTTGGCCCTGGGACTTGGGGTCCATTCCCGGAGCCAAGCTGTGGGAATCTGCCAGGTGCTGCTGGATGAAGGTGCCCTCTGCCATG TGAAACACGACTGGGCCTTCCAGGACCGAGATGCCCAATTCTACCGGTTCCCCGGGCCCGAGCCCGAGCCCGTGGGAGCTCATGAGATAGAGGAGGAGTTGGCTGAAGCTGTGGCCCTGCTCTCCCAGCGGGGGCCTGACGCCCTGCTCACTGTGGCACTTCGAAAGCC CCCAGGTCAGCGCACGGATGAAGAGCTGGACCTCATCTTTGAGGAGCTGCTGCACATCAAGGCTGTAGCCCACCTCTCCAACTCG GTGAAGCGAGAATTAGCGGCTGTTCTGCTCTTTGAACCACACAGCAAGGCAGGGACCGTGT TGTTCAGCCAGGGGGACAAGGGCACTTCATGGTACATTATCTGGAAGGGATCTGTCAACGTGGTGACCCATGGCAAG GGGCTGGTGACCACCCTGCATGAGGGAGATGACTTTGGACAGCTGGCTCTGGTGAATGATGCACCCCGGGCAGCCACCATCATCCTGCGAGAAGACAACTGTCATTTCCTGCGTGTGGACAAGCAGGACTTCAACCGTATCATCAAG GATGTGGAGGCAAAGACCATGCGGCTGGAAGAACATGGCAAAGTGGTGCTGGTGCTGGAGAGAGCCTCTCAGGGCACCGGCCCATCTCgacccccaaccccaggcaggaACCG GTATACAGTGATGTCTGGTACCCCAGAGAAGATCCTAGAGCTCCTGTTGGAGGCCATGGGACCAGATTCCAGTGCTCATGACCCAACAG AGACATTCCTCAGCGACTTCCTCCTGACCCACAGGGTCTTCATGCCCAGCGCCCAACTCTGTGCCGCCCTTCTGCACCA CTTCCATGCGGAGCCTGCGGGTGGCAGTGAGCAGGAGCGCAGCACCTACATCTGCAACAAGAGGCAGCAGATCCTGCGGCTGGTCAGCCAGTGGGTGGCCCTGTATGGCTCCATGCTCCACACTGACCCTGTGGCTACCAGCTTCCTCCAG AAACTCTCGGACCTGGTGGGCAGGGACGCCCGACTCAGCAACCTGCTGAGGGAGCAGTGGCCAGAGAGGCGGCGACACCACAG GTTGGAGAACGGCTGTGGGAATGCATCTCCTCAGATGAAG gccCGGAACTTGCCTGTTTGGCTCCCCAACCAGGACGAGCCCCTTCCTGGCAGCAGCTGTGCCATCCGAGTTGGGGATAAAG TCCCCTATGACATCTGCCTGCCAGACCACTCAGTGTTGACCCTGCAGCTGCCTGTGACAGCGTCTGTGAGAGAGGTGATGGCGGCGTTGGCTCAGGAGGATGGCTGGACCAAGGGGCAGGTGCTGGTGAAGGTCAATTCTGCAGGTG ATGCCATTGGCCTGCAGCCAGATGCCCGTGGTGTGGCCACATCTCTGGGGCTCAATGAGCGGCTCTTTGTTGTCAACCCACAGGAAGTGCATGAGCTG ACCCCACACCCTGACCAGCTGGGGCCCACTGTGGGCTCTGCTGAGGGGCTGGACCTGGTGAGTGCCAAGGACCTGGCAGGCCAGCTGACGGACCACGACTGGAGCCTCTTCAACAGCATCCACCAG GTGGAGCTAATTTACTATGCGCTGGGCCCCCAGCATCTGCGGGATGTCACCACCGCCAACCTGGAGCGCTTCATGCGCCGCTTCAACGAGCTGCAGTACTGGGTGGCCACCGAGCTGTGTCTCTGCCCGGTGCCCGGCCCCCgggcccagctgctcaggaagttCATTAAGCTGGCAGCCCA CCTCAAGGAGCAGAAGAATCTCAATTCCTTCTTTGCCGTCATGTTTGGCCTCAGCAACTCGGCCATCAGCCGCCTAGCCCACACCTGGGAG CGGCTGCCGCACAAAGTCCGGAAGCTGTACTCCGCCCTCGAGAGGCTGCTG GATCCCTCATGGAACCACCGGGTGTACCGACTGGCCCTCGCCAAGCTCTCCCCTCCTATCATCCCCTTCATGCCCCTCCTTCTCAAAG ACATGACCTTCATTCATGAGGGAAACCACACACTAGTGGAGAACCTCATCAACTTTGAGAAGATG AGAATGATGGCCAGAGCCGCGCGGATGCTGCACCACTGCCGAAGCCACAACCCTG TGCCTCTCTCACCACTCAGAAGCCGAGTTTCCCACCTCCACGAGGACAGCCAGGTGGCGAGAATTTCCACAT GCTCGGAGCAGTCCCTGAGCACCCGGAGTCCAGCCAGCACCTGGGCTTATGTCCAGCAGCTGAAGGTCATCGACAACCAGCGGGAACTCTCCCGCCTCTCCCGAGAGCTGGAGCCATGA
- the RAPGEF3 gene encoding rap guanine nucleotide exchange factor 3 isoform X1: MKVGWPGESCWQVGLAVEDSPALGAPRVGPLPDVVPEGTLLNMVLRKMHRPRSCSYQLLLEHQRPSCIQGLRWTPLTNSEESLDFSESLEQASTERVLRAGRQLHRQLLATCPNLIRDRKYHLRLYRQCCSGRELVDGILALGLGVHSRSQAVGICQVLLDEGALCHVKHDWAFQDRDAQFYRFPGPEPEPVGAHEIEEELAEAVALLSQRGPDALLTVALRKPPGQRTDEELDLIFEELLHIKAVAHLSNSVKRELAAVLLFEPHSKAGTVLFSQGDKGTSWYIIWKGSVNVVTHGKGLVTTLHEGDDFGQLALVNDAPRAATIILREDNCHFLRVDKQDFNRIIKDVEAKTMRLEEHGKVVLVLERASQGTGPSRPPTPGRNRYTVMSGTPEKILELLLEAMGPDSSAHDPTETFLSDFLLTHRVFMPSAQLCAALLHHFHAEPAGGSEQERSTYICNKRQQILRLVSQWVALYGSMLHTDPVATSFLQKLSDLVGRDARLSNLLREQWPERRRHHRLENGCGNASPQMKARNLPVWLPNQDEPLPGSSCAIRVGDKVPYDICLPDHSVLTLQLPVTASVREVMAALAQEDGWTKGQVLVKVNSAGAWLCGHMYLCILSTRPGLQPRYEEKQPPSLPNISSTLSSSWSLASLPSPSQAATAVFADAIGLQPDARGVATSLGLNERLFVVNPQEVHELTPHPDQLGPTVGSAEGLDLVSAKDLAGQLTDHDWSLFNSIHQVELIYYALGPQHLRDVTTANLERFMRRFNELQYWVATELCLCPVPGPRAQLLRKFIKLAAHLKEQKNLNSFFAVMFGLSNSAISRLAHTWERLPHKVRKLYSALERLLDPSWNHRVYRLALAKLSPPIIPFMPLLLKDMTFIHEGNHTLVENLINFEKMRMMARAARMLHHCRSHNPVPLSPLRSRVSHLHEDSQVARISTCSEQSLSTRSPASTWAYVQQLKVIDNQRELSRLSRELEP; encoded by the exons ATGAAG GTGGGCTGGCCAGGTGAGAGCTGCTGGCAGGTGGGCCTGGCTGTGGAGGATAGCCCAGCTCTGGGAGCACCGCGGGTGGGACCCCTCCCTGACGTGGTGCCGGAGGGGACACTACTCAACATGGTGTTGAGGAAGATGCACCGGCCCCGAAGCTGCTCCTACCAGCTGCTGCTGGAGCACCAGCGTCCGAGCTGCATCCAGGGGCTGCGCTGG ACACCACTCACCAACAGCGAGGAGTCCCTGGATTTCAGCGAGAGCCTGGAGCAG GCCTCCACAGAGCGGGTGCTCAGGGCTGGGAGGCAGCTGCATCGGCAACTGCTGGCCACCTGCCCAAACCTCATCCGAGACCGGAAGTACCACCTTAGGCTCTATCG GCAGTGCTGCTCTGGCCGGGAGCTGGTGGATGGGATCTTGGCCCTGGGACTTGGGGTCCATTCCCGGAGCCAAGCTGTGGGAATCTGCCAGGTGCTGCTGGATGAAGGTGCCCTCTGCCATG TGAAACACGACTGGGCCTTCCAGGACCGAGATGCCCAATTCTACCGGTTCCCCGGGCCCGAGCCCGAGCCCGTGGGAGCTCATGAGATAGAGGAGGAGTTGGCTGAAGCTGTGGCCCTGCTCTCCCAGCGGGGGCCTGACGCCCTGCTCACTGTGGCACTTCGAAAGCC CCCAGGTCAGCGCACGGATGAAGAGCTGGACCTCATCTTTGAGGAGCTGCTGCACATCAAGGCTGTAGCCCACCTCTCCAACTCG GTGAAGCGAGAATTAGCGGCTGTTCTGCTCTTTGAACCACACAGCAAGGCAGGGACCGTGT TGTTCAGCCAGGGGGACAAGGGCACTTCATGGTACATTATCTGGAAGGGATCTGTCAACGTGGTGACCCATGGCAAG GGGCTGGTGACCACCCTGCATGAGGGAGATGACTTTGGACAGCTGGCTCTGGTGAATGATGCACCCCGGGCAGCCACCATCATCCTGCGAGAAGACAACTGTCATTTCCTGCGTGTGGACAAGCAGGACTTCAACCGTATCATCAAG GATGTGGAGGCAAAGACCATGCGGCTGGAAGAACATGGCAAAGTGGTGCTGGTGCTGGAGAGAGCCTCTCAGGGCACCGGCCCATCTCgacccccaaccccaggcaggaACCG GTATACAGTGATGTCTGGTACCCCAGAGAAGATCCTAGAGCTCCTGTTGGAGGCCATGGGACCAGATTCCAGTGCTCATGACCCAACAG AGACATTCCTCAGCGACTTCCTCCTGACCCACAGGGTCTTCATGCCCAGCGCCCAACTCTGTGCCGCCCTTCTGCACCA CTTCCATGCGGAGCCTGCGGGTGGCAGTGAGCAGGAGCGCAGCACCTACATCTGCAACAAGAGGCAGCAGATCCTGCGGCTGGTCAGCCAGTGGGTGGCCCTGTATGGCTCCATGCTCCACACTGACCCTGTGGCTACCAGCTTCCTCCAG AAACTCTCGGACCTGGTGGGCAGGGACGCCCGACTCAGCAACCTGCTGAGGGAGCAGTGGCCAGAGAGGCGGCGACACCACAG GTTGGAGAACGGCTGTGGGAATGCATCTCCTCAGATGAAG gccCGGAACTTGCCTGTTTGGCTCCCCAACCAGGACGAGCCCCTTCCTGGCAGCAGCTGTGCCATCCGAGTTGGGGATAAAG TCCCCTATGACATCTGCCTGCCAGACCACTCAGTGTTGACCCTGCAGCTGCCTGTGACAGCGTCTGTGAGAGAGGTGATGGCGGCGTTGGCTCAGGAGGATGGCTGGACCAAGGGGCAGGTGCTGGTGAAGGTCAATTCTGCAGGTG CGTGGCTGTGTGGGCACATGTACCTGTGTATTCTGAGCACCCGCCCAGGACTTCAACCCCGCTACGAGGAGAAAcaacctcccagcctcccaaacatCTCTTCCACCCTGTCCTCCAGCTGGTCCctggcctccctcccttcccccagccagGCCGCCACTGCTGTCTTTGCAGATGCCATTGGCCTGCAGCCAGATGCCCGTGGTGTGGCCACATCTCTGGGGCTCAATGAGCGGCTCTTTGTTGTCAACCCACAGGAAGTGCATGAGCTG ACCCCACACCCTGACCAGCTGGGGCCCACTGTGGGCTCTGCTGAGGGGCTGGACCTGGTGAGTGCCAAGGACCTGGCAGGCCAGCTGACGGACCACGACTGGAGCCTCTTCAACAGCATCCACCAG GTGGAGCTAATTTACTATGCGCTGGGCCCCCAGCATCTGCGGGATGTCACCACCGCCAACCTGGAGCGCTTCATGCGCCGCTTCAACGAGCTGCAGTACTGGGTGGCCACCGAGCTGTGTCTCTGCCCGGTGCCCGGCCCCCgggcccagctgctcaggaagttCATTAAGCTGGCAGCCCA CCTCAAGGAGCAGAAGAATCTCAATTCCTTCTTTGCCGTCATGTTTGGCCTCAGCAACTCGGCCATCAGCCGCCTAGCCCACACCTGGGAG CGGCTGCCGCACAAAGTCCGGAAGCTGTACTCCGCCCTCGAGAGGCTGCTG GATCCCTCATGGAACCACCGGGTGTACCGACTGGCCCTCGCCAAGCTCTCCCCTCCTATCATCCCCTTCATGCCCCTCCTTCTCAAAG ACATGACCTTCATTCATGAGGGAAACCACACACTAGTGGAGAACCTCATCAACTTTGAGAAGATG AGAATGATGGCCAGAGCCGCGCGGATGCTGCACCACTGCCGAAGCCACAACCCTG TGCCTCTCTCACCACTCAGAAGCCGAGTTTCCCACCTCCACGAGGACAGCCAGGTGGCGAGAATTTCCACAT GCTCGGAGCAGTCCCTGAGCACCCGGAGTCCAGCCAGCACCTGGGCTTATGTCCAGCAGCTGAAGGTCATCGACAACCAGCGGGAACTCTCCCGCCTCTCCCGAGAGCTGGAGCCATGA